In Methylomonas sp. ZR1, one DNA window encodes the following:
- a CDS encoding DUF262 domain-containing protein → MSATNFKTENNTYRKLIGNGLTYNIPRFQRDYSWSEDEWEDLWVDILGTIQEGGEPAHYMGYLVLQSQDEKSFDVIDGQQRLTTLTLIVLATLKNLKRLIEEGKSSEQNQQRLDQIHQTYIGYLDPVTLISRTKLTLNRNNDNYFQNYLVPLGHLPVRGFRASEHSLRKAFEWFEKRVRDYSKKTSVDEGIALATLVETMSDRLFFTVISVTDELNAYKVFETLNARGVRLSSTDLLKNYLFSVLHKDNVLPNEMKNLEDRWESMVTRLGSESFPDFLRTFWISRRTFVRQSELFKTIRTKVSNRKAVFDLLRGMEEDMDIYLALTSPEVSHWSAELKGYAQNLKMFNVRQPFPIILASSRVLSTPDLTTIIRSCVMISFRYNVIGNQPTNEQERVYYAAAQKLNNGDISTANQLLESLRSVYPTDENFKSAFAEKVIRTTNSRNNRIARYILCELEKQAHGNAYEFDSDMFNIEHVLPQNPEQGWDQFSDEEADALAYRIGNLALLAKGANKGLGNADYTTKKPILANSDFGLTRQLAEENSDWTPERIAARQKALARLATSVWRIAQLS, encoded by the coding sequence ATGTCCGCTACTAACTTCAAAACAGAAAACAACACCTACCGCAAACTGATTGGCAACGGCCTCACCTATAACATTCCTCGCTTCCAGAGAGATTACAGTTGGTCTGAGGATGAGTGGGAAGACCTATGGGTGGATATTCTCGGCACTATTCAAGAAGGGGGAGAACCCGCTCATTACATGGGTTACTTAGTGCTTCAATCCCAAGACGAAAAAAGCTTCGATGTTATCGACGGCCAACAACGTCTTACAACTCTAACCTTAATCGTTCTCGCGACGCTTAAAAACCTGAAACGCCTTATCGAAGAAGGCAAGAGTTCAGAACAGAATCAACAGCGACTTGACCAAATACACCAAACCTATATTGGCTATCTTGATCCTGTCACTTTGATATCTCGAACGAAACTAACACTAAACCGAAACAACGATAATTATTTTCAGAATTACCTGGTGCCTTTAGGCCATCTGCCTGTAAGAGGATTTCGTGCGTCTGAACATAGCTTGCGGAAAGCATTTGAATGGTTTGAAAAGCGCGTACGGGATTACTCTAAAAAGACGAGTGTTGATGAAGGAATTGCGCTTGCCACTCTGGTAGAAACCATGAGCGACCGCCTTTTTTTCACCGTTATCAGTGTCACAGACGAACTCAACGCTTATAAGGTATTCGAAACACTCAATGCTCGTGGAGTAAGACTGTCATCGACTGATCTATTAAAAAATTATCTATTTTCAGTCCTTCACAAAGACAATGTTCTGCCAAACGAAATGAAAAATCTGGAGGACCGGTGGGAATCCATGGTTACTCGCCTTGGCAGTGAAAGTTTCCCCGATTTTTTAAGAACCTTCTGGATCAGCCGTAGAACGTTTGTTCGCCAATCCGAGCTATTCAAGACCATCCGTACAAAGGTTTCTAATCGTAAAGCGGTGTTTGATCTACTACGCGGCATGGAAGAAGATATGGATATTTATTTGGCTCTAACCAGTCCGGAAGTATCGCATTGGTCAGCCGAACTCAAGGGCTATGCACAAAATTTAAAAATGTTTAATGTGCGCCAACCCTTTCCAATTATTCTCGCAAGCAGCCGGGTTCTCAGTACTCCAGATCTTACAACAATCATACGCAGTTGCGTGATGATCTCGTTTAGGTACAACGTCATCGGAAACCAGCCAACAAACGAACAAGAAAGGGTTTACTACGCAGCAGCCCAAAAATTAAATAACGGCGATATCAGCACAGCCAACCAGTTACTTGAATCGTTGCGTAGCGTTTACCCCACGGATGAAAACTTCAAGTCAGCATTTGCGGAAAAAGTTATTCGTACCACCAACTCTCGTAACAACCGAATTGCTCGTTATATTCTGTGCGAATTGGAAAAGCAAGCCCATGGTAACGCATATGAATTTGATAGCGACATGTTCAATATCGAGCATGTCTTACCTCAAAATCCTGAACAAGGCTGGGATCAATTTAGCGATGAAGAGGCTGACGCTCTGGCATACCGCATCGGCAATCTGGCCCTGCTTGCAAAAGGAGCCAACAAAGGACTCGGCAATGCAGACTACACCACTAAAAAACCTATACTCGCTAACAGTGACTTTGGTCTGACCCGCCAATTAGCTGAAGAAAATTCAGATTGGACACCTGAGCGAATTGCAGCTCGACAAAAGGCCTTAGCTAGATTAGCTACCTCGGTCTGGCGAATCGCCCAGTTATCATAA
- a CDS encoding MarR family winged helix-turn-helix transcriptional regulator — MQFMQQTDIYELIECMTTLIRSEERKKCTELGLQPVHFQVLNYLSRCNKYSNTPAAVANYLGMTRGTVSQSLIILEKKGYIGKTPDANDKRVVHLQLLADGAAILKQARPSDLFHGATAILQSSDSPPSDANVFQQALTALQKANQSQSFGVCKTCRNFSEKDGGFFCQLTQEKLSTADSEQICQEHNPV; from the coding sequence ATGCAATTTATGCAACAAACTGATATTTACGAACTTATTGAGTGCATGACTACATTGATCCGCTCCGAAGAGCGGAAAAAATGTACGGAACTGGGCTTGCAGCCGGTACACTTCCAAGTGCTCAATTACCTCTCGCGCTGCAATAAATATAGCAACACCCCAGCGGCTGTCGCCAATTATCTGGGCATGACTCGCGGCACCGTTTCGCAATCGCTAATTATTCTCGAGAAAAAGGGCTATATCGGTAAAACGCCGGATGCCAACGACAAGCGCGTGGTGCATTTGCAGTTGCTGGCGGACGGCGCAGCCATACTCAAACAAGCGCGACCGTCTGATTTATTCCACGGCGCCACGGCCATCCTGCAAAGCAGCGATTCACCGCCTTCAGACGCTAATGTGTTTCAGCAAGCCCTTACCGCGCTGCAAAAAGCAAATCAGTCGCAATCATTCGGCGTTTGCAAAACCTGCCGCAATTTCAGCGAAAAAGACGGCGGCTTTTTCTGCCAGCTAACCCAGGAAAAGCTCAGCACAGCCGATAGCGAGCAAATTTGCCAGGAACACAACCCTGTTTAA
- the leuC gene encoding 3-isopropylmalate dehydratase large subunit: MAGKTLYDKLWDDHVVHTEDDGSCLIYIDRQLLHEVTSPQAFDGMRMSGRQPWRVARNLAVADHNVPTSGRAQGIADPVSRLQVQTLENNCAEFGITEFDMADIRQGIVHVVGPEQGATLPGMTVVCGDSHTSTHGASAALAFGIGTSEVEHALATQTLVQKKAKNMLIKVNGKTGPGVTAKDIVLAIIGQIGTAGGTGYTIEFGGDAIRALSMEGRMTVCNMAIEAGARAGLIGCDEKTIEFYQGRPYSPKGEDWNMAVRYWEKLHSDADAKFDKVIEFDAAAIKPQVSWGTSPEMVLPVDASIPDPVQEADPVKKQSIERALQYMGLTAGQKITDIKLDKVFIGSCTNSRIEDLRAAAAAIKGRKKAASVKQVLVVPGSGLIKQQAEAEGLDKIFTAADFEWREPGCSMCLAMNADRLDAGEHCASTSNRNFEGRQGYGGRTHLVSPAMAAAAAIAGHFVNVAEEA, translated from the coding sequence ATGGCAGGTAAAACCTTATACGACAAACTCTGGGACGACCACGTCGTCCATACCGAAGACGACGGCTCGTGCCTGATCTATATCGACCGGCAGTTGCTGCACGAAGTGACTTCACCGCAAGCTTTCGACGGCATGCGCATGTCCGGCCGCCAACCGTGGCGGGTCGCCCGCAATCTGGCCGTCGCCGACCATAACGTGCCGACCTCCGGCCGCGCGCAAGGCATCGCCGACCCGGTTTCCCGTCTGCAAGTACAAACCCTGGAAAACAACTGCGCCGAGTTCGGCATCACCGAATTCGATATGGCCGACATCCGCCAAGGCATCGTCCACGTGGTCGGCCCGGAACAAGGCGCCACCCTGCCCGGCATGACCGTGGTCTGCGGCGACTCGCACACGTCAACCCACGGTGCCTCTGCCGCACTGGCCTTCGGTATCGGCACCTCGGAAGTGGAACACGCCCTGGCCACCCAAACGCTGGTGCAGAAAAAAGCTAAAAACATGCTGATTAAAGTCAACGGCAAAACCGGTCCGGGCGTCACCGCCAAAGACATCGTGTTGGCGATCATCGGCCAGATCGGTACTGCCGGCGGCACCGGTTACACCATCGAATTCGGTGGTGACGCGATTCGCGCGCTGAGCATGGAAGGCCGCATGACGGTCTGCAATATGGCTATCGAAGCCGGTGCCCGTGCCGGTTTGATTGGTTGCGACGAGAAAACCATCGAGTTTTACCAAGGCCGGCCTTATTCGCCCAAAGGCGAGGACTGGAATATGGCGGTCCGTTACTGGGAAAAACTGCATTCCGACGCCGACGCCAAATTCGACAAAGTCATCGAATTCGACGCGGCCGCGATCAAACCGCAAGTCAGCTGGGGCACGTCGCCGGAAATGGTATTACCGGTCGATGCATCCATCCCCGATCCTGTTCAGGAAGCCGATCCGGTCAAGAAGCAAAGCATCGAACGCGCCCTGCAATACATGGGCTTAACAGCCGGCCAAAAAATCACCGACATCAAGCTGGATAAGGTGTTTATCGGTTCCTGCACCAACTCGCGCATCGAAGATTTGCGCGCCGCGGCTGCGGCGATCAAAGGCCGCAAAAAAGCTGCGTCGGTCAAACAAGTGTTGGTAGTGCCCGGCTCGGGTTTGATCAAACAACAAGCCGAAGCAGAAGGCCTGGACAAAATCTTCACCGCCGCCGACTTTGAGTGGCGGGAACCGGGTTGCTCGATGTGCCTGGCGATGAACGCCGACCGTCTGGATGCCGGCGAACATTGCGCTTCGACCTCGAATCGTAACTTTGAAGGCCGTCAGGGCTACGGCGGCCGTACTCACTTGGTGAGTCCCGCCATGGCTGCCGCTGCTGCGATTGCCGGCCACTTTGTCAACGTCGCCGAGGAGGCTTAA
- the leuD gene encoding 3-isopropylmalate dehydratase small subunit, whose amino-acid sequence MQAFTTLTALVVPMDRANIDTDAIIPKQFLKSIRRAGFGPYLFDEWRYLDHGEPEMDCTNRPLNKDFVLNQPQYKGAQILLTRENFGCGSSREHAPWALEDYGFRVIIAPSFADIFFNNCFKNGILPIVLPAETVDLLFKEVVDGYQLTVDLQSQTITTPSGQNIAFTVDENRRYRLLNGLDDIALTLQHADKIKSYEAERAKRAPWLFKDA is encoded by the coding sequence ATGCAGGCTTTTACCACTTTAACCGCCCTGGTGGTGCCGATGGACCGCGCCAATATCGACACCGACGCGATCATCCCCAAACAGTTTTTGAAATCGATCCGCCGCGCCGGCTTCGGTCCATATTTGTTCGACGAATGGCGTTATTTGGATCATGGCGAACCGGAAATGGATTGCACCAACCGTCCGTTGAACAAGGATTTTGTTTTGAACCAACCGCAATACAAAGGGGCGCAAATTCTGCTGACCCGGGAAAACTTCGGTTGCGGTTCATCGCGCGAACACGCACCGTGGGCACTGGAAGACTACGGATTCCGCGTGATCATCGCGCCGAGCTTTGCCGACATTTTCTTCAACAACTGTTTTAAAAACGGCATTCTGCCGATTGTGTTGCCGGCGGAAACCGTGGACCTGTTGTTCAAGGAAGTTGTCGACGGTTACCAATTGACGGTCGATCTGCAAAGCCAAACCATTACCACACCAAGCGGACAAAACATTGCCTTTACTGTCGATGAAAACCGCCGCTACCGCTTGCTGAACGGCCTGGACGACATCGCACTTACCCTGCAACATGCCGACAAAATCAAGAGTTACGAAGCCGAGCGCGCCAAACGCGCACCGTGGTTGTTCAAAGACGCATAA
- the adk gene encoding adenylate kinase has translation MRIILLGSPGSGKGTQAQFITEKFAIPQISTGDMLRAAVREGTPLGIEAKKIMDAGGLVSDDIILGLIKDRITQDDCKNGFLLDGFPRTIAQAEGLAKMGVELDYVVEIAVDDEEIIKRMSGRRVHMASGRTYHVVFNPPKQEGLDDVTNEPLIQRDDDKEETVRKRLSVYHEQTKPLVGFYSAPGQSAKFASIAGVGSVSEITDKVLAVLA, from the coding sequence ATGCGCATTATCCTGTTAGGCAGCCCCGGCTCGGGCAAAGGCACCCAAGCCCAGTTCATCACGGAGAAGTTCGCGATTCCGCAAATTTCCACCGGCGACATGCTGCGCGCCGCCGTCCGCGAAGGCACCCCGCTGGGTATTGAAGCCAAAAAAATCATGGATGCAGGCGGCCTGGTTTCCGATGACATCATCTTGGGTTTGATTAAAGACCGCATCACTCAGGACGATTGCAAAAATGGCTTTTTGCTCGATGGATTTCCGCGCACGATTGCACAAGCGGAAGGTCTGGCAAAAATGGGCGTAGAACTGGATTACGTCGTGGAAATTGCCGTCGATGACGAAGAGATCATCAAACGCATGAGCGGCAGGCGCGTGCATATGGCCTCGGGCCGTACCTATCACGTGGTGTTCAATCCACCGAAACAGGAGGGCTTGGACGATGTTACAAACGAGCCTTTGATCCAACGCGACGACGATAAAGAAGAAACCGTTCGCAAGCGCTTAAGCGTGTATCACGAGCAAACCAAACCGCTGGTCGGCTTTTATTCCGCCCCCGGTCAAAGCGCCAAATTCGCGTCGATTGCTGGTGTCGGTTCGGTGAGCGAAATCACCGACAAAGTGTTAGCGGTGTTGGCATAA
- the leuB gene encoding 3-isopropylmalate dehydrogenase, translating to MPKKIAVLAGDGIGPEIVAEALKVLSFLNTDMNLGLVFENALIGGAAYDAFGTPLPQTTLNLCKNADAVLLGAVGGPKWEPLAHAVRPERGLLGIRSELNLFSNLRPAILYPQLVDASTLKPEVVSGLDLMIVRELTGGIYFGQPRGVHVAENGEKVGINTKIYSESEIRRIAHSAFKIAQKRHKKLCSVDKANVLEVTELWRSVMTEVGKDYPDVQLSHMYVDNAAMQLVRAPKQFDVIVTSNMFGDILSDIAAMLTGSIGMLPSASLDANAKGMYEPIHGSAPDITGQGIANPLATILSVAMMLRYTFNQPEAAERIERAVNSALDSKVRTADIYSEGMTKVSTSGMGDAVLNALKG from the coding sequence ATGCCCAAAAAAATAGCAGTCCTGGCTGGCGACGGCATCGGACCGGAAATTGTCGCCGAAGCGCTCAAAGTACTAAGCTTTCTAAATACCGACATGAATCTCGGGTTGGTATTCGAGAACGCCTTGATTGGTGGCGCGGCGTATGACGCTTTCGGCACTCCCCTGCCGCAAACCACGCTGAATCTGTGCAAAAACGCTGATGCGGTGCTGCTGGGTGCGGTCGGCGGCCCTAAGTGGGAGCCGCTGGCCCATGCAGTGCGTCCGGAGCGTGGCTTATTGGGCATTCGCTCCGAGCTAAATCTGTTCTCTAACCTGCGTCCGGCGATTTTGTATCCGCAATTGGTCGACGCATCGACCTTGAAACCGGAAGTGGTGTCGGGCCTGGACCTCATGATCGTCCGCGAATTGACCGGCGGCATTTATTTCGGCCAGCCGCGCGGTGTGCATGTCGCCGAAAACGGCGAGAAAGTCGGCATCAATACCAAGATTTACAGCGAATCTGAAATCCGCCGCATCGCCCATTCCGCATTCAAGATTGCGCAAAAACGTCACAAAAAACTGTGCTCGGTCGATAAAGCCAATGTACTGGAAGTGACCGAACTATGGCGCAGCGTGATGACCGAAGTGGGTAAGGACTATCCGGACGTACAACTGAGTCATATGTATGTCGATAATGCTGCGATGCAACTGGTACGGGCGCCGAAACAATTTGATGTGATCGTCACCAGTAATATGTTCGGCGACATTCTGTCCGACATCGCCGCAATGCTGACCGGCTCCATCGGCATGCTGCCGTCGGCTTCACTGGATGCCAATGCCAAGGGCATGTATGAACCGATTCACGGTTCCGCGCCGGACATCACCGGCCAGGGCATCGCCAATCCCTTGGCGACGATTTTGTCGGTCGCGATGATGCTGCGTTACACCTTTAACCAGCCGGAAGCCGCCGAGCGTATCGAACGCGCGGTGAACAGCGCATTGGATAGTAAAGTCAGAACCGCTGATATTTATTCGGAAGGCATGACCAAAGTCAGCACTTCTGGCATGGGCGATGCTGTTCTTAACGCCTTAAAAGGATAA
- the pdxA gene encoding 4-hydroxythreonine-4-phosphate dehydrogenase PdxA, with translation MSIPRIALTPGEPAGVGPDLCIQLAQQEQACQLIAIADPELLQQRAEQLDLPLTIQLFDIDHAVTKQSAGTLTVLPISLSEPAVCGRLNPINSRYVLETIRQATLGCMSGVFAAMVTGPVHKGVINDANIPFSGHTEFIAELTSGTPVMMLATPGLRVALATTHLPLSEVSAAITSDALATVIRLLDRDLRQRFNITDPKILVCGLNPHAGESGHLGREEIEIIEPTLERLRCEGIHLYGPLPADTLFTPKYLETADAVLAMYHDQGLPVLKYKGFGQAVNITLGLPIVRTSVDHGTALELAGTGKANLGSLRFALQTALDMIPV, from the coding sequence ATGTCTATACCTCGCATCGCCTTGACGCCCGGCGAACCGGCCGGCGTCGGCCCGGACTTATGCATACAATTGGCGCAGCAGGAACAAGCTTGCCAACTGATTGCCATTGCCGATCCGGAATTATTGCAGCAACGGGCCGAACAACTGGATTTACCTCTAACAATTCAACTTTTCGACATTGATCACGCTGTCACAAAACAGTCAGCAGGGACCTTAACCGTACTGCCCATCAGCCTAAGCGAACCAGCCGTTTGCGGACGCCTGAATCCCATCAATAGCCGATACGTTCTGGAAACCATCCGCCAAGCCACTCTGGGCTGCATGAGCGGCGTATTTGCCGCAATGGTGACCGGCCCGGTCCACAAAGGCGTGATCAACGACGCAAATATTCCCTTCAGCGGCCACACCGAATTTATCGCCGAACTGACCAGCGGCACCCCAGTCATGATGCTGGCGACACCCGGCCTGCGCGTCGCTTTGGCGACCACGCATCTGCCGCTGTCAGAAGTAAGCGCCGCCATCACCTCGGATGCATTGGCGACCGTTATCCGGTTGCTGGACCGCGACCTGCGCCAACGCTTCAACATTACCGACCCGAAAATCTTGGTCTGCGGCCTTAACCCGCACGCGGGCGAAAGCGGCCATCTCGGCCGGGAAGAAATCGAGATTATCGAGCCGACGTTGGAGCGCCTGCGTTGCGAAGGCATTCACCTATACGGCCCGCTACCCGCCGACACCCTGTTTACACCCAAATACCTGGAAACCGCCGACGCGGTGCTGGCGATGTATCACGACCAAGGCCTACCAGTCCTGAAGTACAAAGGCTTCGGCCAAGCTGTGAATATCACGCTGGGTTTACCTATCGTCCGCACTTCGGTCGACCACGGCACAGCCTTGGAACTGGCCGGCACCGGCAAAGCCAATCTCGGCAGTCTGCGATTTGCATTGCAGACTGCACTGGATATGATTCCAGTATAA
- a CDS encoding aspartate-semialdehyde dehydrogenase: MSKTYDVAVVGATGAVGETMISILEERNFPVGKVYALASERSAGKRIPFKDGSLVVEDLATFDFSKVQIGLFSPGASVSAEYAPKAAAAGCVVIDNTSQFRYDDDIPLVVPEVNPEKVADYKNRGIIANPNCSTIQMLVALKPIYDAAGISRINVATYQAVSGTGKEAIEELATQTANLLNAKPVEPSVYPKQIAFNVLPQIDVFMDNGYTKEEMKMVWETRKILGDADILVNPTAVRVPVFFGHSEAVHIETKTKISAEQVRELLASAPGVTLLDERENGGYPTAVTESSGNDDVFVGRIREDISHPTGIDLWVVSDNVRKGAALNSVQIAEVLVKSYI, encoded by the coding sequence ATGTCTAAAACTTATGATGTAGCAGTCGTCGGCGCCACTGGCGCGGTCGGCGAAACCATGATTTCCATTTTGGAAGAACGCAATTTTCCGGTGGGCAAAGTCTATGCATTAGCCAGCGAGCGCTCGGCCGGCAAACGTATCCCGTTTAAAGACGGGTCGCTGGTGGTGGAAGATTTGGCGACCTTCGATTTCTCGAAAGTGCAGATCGGCTTATTTTCTCCCGGCGCGTCAGTGTCTGCGGAGTATGCGCCCAAAGCCGCCGCGGCCGGCTGTGTGGTGATCGACAACACCTCGCAATTTCGCTACGACGACGACATTCCGCTGGTGGTGCCGGAAGTCAATCCGGAAAAAGTTGCCGACTACAAAAATCGCGGCATTATCGCCAACCCCAATTGCTCGACCATCCAGATGTTGGTGGCCCTGAAGCCGATCTACGATGCGGCAGGTATCAGCCGCATCAACGTTGCCACCTATCAAGCAGTGTCCGGCACGGGCAAGGAAGCGATTGAGGAATTAGCCACGCAAACCGCGAATTTGTTGAATGCCAAGCCGGTCGAGCCTAGCGTGTATCCAAAGCAAATTGCTTTCAACGTGTTGCCGCAAATCGATGTCTTCATGGATAACGGCTACACCAAGGAAGAGATGAAAATGGTCTGGGAAACTCGAAAAATCCTCGGTGATGCCGATATTCTGGTCAACCCCACAGCGGTGCGGGTGCCTGTGTTTTTTGGACATTCGGAAGCCGTGCATATTGAGACTAAAACCAAGATTTCCGCTGAGCAGGTTCGCGAGCTGTTGGCGTCTGCCCCCGGGGTAACGTTGTTGGACGAACGTGAGAACGGCGGTTATCCGACGGCGGTGACGGAATCATCCGGCAACGACGATGTATTTGTCGGCAGAATCCGCGAGGATATTTCCCATCCGACCGGCATAGATCTATGGGTAGTGAGTGATAACGTCAGAAAAGGTGCTGCGCTTAACAGTGTGCAAATAGCCGAAGTGCTGGTAAAAAGCTACATCTAG
- the rsmA gene encoding 16S rRNA (adenine(1518)-N(6)/adenine(1519)-N(6))-dimethyltransferase RsmA, which yields MIHTARKRFGQNFLHDHSIIYNILASAHPQAGQHWVEIGPGLGALTLPLLESGAKLDVVELDRDLVSRLQKQFAGHSNLTVHSADALNFDFAALAKAGEKLRIIGNLPYNISTPLMFHLLESTDCVEDMLFMLQKEVVDRICAEPGSKTYGRLSVMMQYYCETELLFDVPPESFDPIPQVMSAIVRLTPHSQPPVDIPDLKSFSQLVTQAFSQRRKTIRNSLKNFISEQQIIELGIDPNLRAESISLAEFALLSTHSQASTAS from the coding sequence ATGATCCACACCGCCCGCAAACGTTTCGGCCAGAATTTTCTGCACGATCACAGTATCATTTACAACATTCTAGCCAGTGCCCATCCGCAGGCTGGCCAACATTGGGTGGAAATCGGTCCCGGCCTGGGTGCGCTGACTCTGCCTTTGCTGGAATCGGGCGCTAAACTCGATGTGGTCGAGTTGGACCGGGATTTAGTGAGCCGCCTGCAAAAACAGTTTGCCGGCCACAGCAATTTGACCGTGCATAGTGCGGATGCCTTGAATTTCGATTTTGCCGCACTGGCAAAAGCCGGCGAGAAACTGCGCATCATCGGCAACCTGCCCTACAACATCTCCACACCACTAATGTTTCATCTGCTGGAATCCACCGATTGCGTGGAAGATATGCTGTTCATGCTGCAAAAAGAAGTGGTGGACCGCATTTGCGCCGAGCCCGGCAGCAAGACATACGGCCGGTTGAGCGTGATGATGCAGTATTACTGTGAAACCGAATTGCTGTTCGACGTGCCGCCGGAAAGTTTCGATCCGATTCCGCAAGTGATGTCGGCCATCGTCCGCCTGACCCCTCACAGCCAACCGCCGGTCGACATTCCAGACCTAAAAAGCTTTAGCCAATTGGTGACCCAAGCTTTTTCGCAGCGCCGAAAAACCATCCGCAATTCGCTGAAAAACTTCATCTCCGAGCAGCAGATTATCGAACTTGGCATCGACCCCAATCTACGCGCCGAATCGATCAGCCTGGCCGAGTTCGCCCTGCTCAGCACTCACAGCCAAGCAAGCACCGCCAGTTAA
- a CDS encoding nitrite reductase, giving the protein MKNTIKMLNKSLLASSIAMLLSSGVAMAKSDDFHKLYQDNCASCHGSDHGGYLAPALNSATLKGRSPTALRTIVMAGSFDTLMPPFYGKLSDDEIRGVIKHLQETPKQPNPAWTIDDMKKSLKVYVKDESTLPAKPTFQIDDKFENLIGVAARGKYGRGEGSKAIFINSSTHQKVGEVPTGTAAHIIDFNPANPRWAYVKTDTAEIFKVDLYSMQAVRSIKTGWNGPGMGVSRDGKYIMAGSFVPHNAVILNADTLEPLKTFELEGTDPDGKHVSSDSGMIIGTPYADIFAIALENAGQVWVIDLNKEGFPVTRIENVGRHLHDAFLTHGGKKLMIASYDDSIVAAIDLEKREIIKKLEAGCVPHVGGGSAVKVDGRTLGFGTNFGDCDKTVVSVWDLDKMEVVKQVPVSGGTESPAAHANAPYVAVDIISKDRRARTVQLIDKKTLEVARTLDVGGHAYFPEYSADGKFLYISAGYNGDEVVVYDSNTLQKVASVPMESPAGIFSRGRVKYMTRGLSPDEMEQSK; this is encoded by the coding sequence ATGAAAAATACTATAAAAATGCTGAATAAATCCCTACTGGCGAGTTCTATCGCCATGCTGTTGTCATCCGGAGTGGCGATGGCAAAATCCGACGACTTTCATAAACTCTATCAAGACAATTGTGCCAGCTGCCACGGTTCCGATCATGGCGGTTATCTGGCGCCGGCGCTGAACTCGGCGACTTTGAAAGGCCGCAGTCCCACCGCTTTGCGCACCATCGTAATGGCCGGCAGCTTCGACACCTTGATGCCTCCGTTCTACGGCAAACTGAGCGACGACGAAATTCGCGGCGTGATCAAACATCTGCAAGAAACGCCAAAACAACCCAATCCGGCTTGGACGATAGACGATATGAAAAAGTCGTTGAAAGTCTATGTCAAAGACGAAAGTACATTACCGGCCAAGCCGACTTTTCAAATTGACGATAAATTTGAAAACTTGATTGGCGTCGCGGCGCGCGGCAAATATGGCCGTGGCGAAGGCTCCAAAGCCATCTTTATTAACAGCTCCACCCATCAAAAAGTCGGCGAAGTACCGACCGGCACCGCTGCGCATATTATCGATTTCAACCCGGCCAATCCGCGCTGGGCTTATGTAAAAACCGATACCGCCGAGATTTTTAAAGTCGATTTGTATTCCATGCAAGCGGTGCGCAGCATCAAAACCGGCTGGAACGGCCCAGGCATGGGCGTTTCGCGCGACGGCAAATACATCATGGCCGGTTCTTTCGTTCCGCATAACGCCGTGATTCTGAATGCAGACACTCTGGAGCCGTTGAAAACCTTTGAACTAGAAGGCACCGATCCCGACGGCAAGCACGTTTCCTCTGACTCCGGCATGATCATCGGCACCCCGTATGCGGACATTTTCGCGATTGCGCTGGAAAATGCCGGACAGGTTTGGGTGATTGATTTGAACAAAGAGGGTTTCCCGGTCACCCGGATCGAGAATGTCGGTCGACATTTGCATGATGCCTTCCTGACCCACGGCGGCAAAAAATTGATGATTGCTTCTTACGACGACAGCATCGTTGCGGCCATCGACCTGGAAAAGCGCGAGATTATTAAAAAACTGGAAGCCGGTTGTGTGCCCCATGTGGGCGGCGGTTCTGCGGTGAAAGTTGACGGACGTACTTTGGGCTTTGGTACCAATTTCGGTGATTGCGATAAAACGGTGGTCAGCGTTTGGGACCTGGACAAAATGGAAGTCGTCAAACAAGTACCGGTTTCCGGCGGCACCGAATCGCCCGCTGCGCATGCCAACGCCCCTTATGTGGCGGTTGACATCATCAGCAAGGATAGACGCGCCCGCACTGTACAGTTGATCGACAAGAAAACCCTGGAAGTGGCTAGAACCCTGGATGTCGGCGGCCACGCCTACTTCCCGGAATATAGCGCCGATGGCAAATTCCTGTATATCAGTGCCGGTTACAACGGCGACGAAGTGGTGGTGTACGATTCCAACACCTTGCAAAAAGTCGCCAGCGTACCGATGGAAAGCCCCGCAGGTATCTTCTCGCGCGGCCGGGTTAAATACATGACCCGCGGCTTGTCGCCCGACGAAATGGAGCAATCAAAATGA